A portion of the Lolium rigidum isolate FL_2022 chromosome 1, APGP_CSIRO_Lrig_0.1, whole genome shotgun sequence genome contains these proteins:
- the LOC124666109 gene encoding uncharacterized protein LOC124666109 isoform X1: MDDLKAILARPIQVAEQVIKWAEEAQTNRQECLELKAKVERLASLLRQAARADLYERPARRILDDTGKALDKAALLLDRCRGHGIVHRVFTIIPAGSFKRTSNQLDNSLGDLSWILRVSNYANAGDDLDDHIGLPPIAQNEPILFLIWEQIAVLYTGTSEARADAAASVVSLARDNDRYGRLIIEEDGVPPLLRLIKEGRPEGQENAALAIGLLGRDPECVELMVLAGVCTAFSKILKDAPMKVQGMVAWAVSELATNHPKCQDAFMQSNVIRLLVSHLAFETVQEHSKYAVASRMSIHSVLMDRKGSGNHASHQDALDAAEHAGANLAAKPTAGGSAGGGTSSSGTTTASAAAASAAAASAAAASAAASIGSVAGTKQHNVSLSGTSTRGREYEDEETKAYMKSNAARALCQLATGNPAVCKNITESRALLCFSILLEKGVPDVQYNSALALMEICRVAEQNADLRRSAFKPTSPAARAVVDQLLRVVTKGEYDDLLIPCIMSLGCLSRTFRATETRIIGPLVNLLDERESDVSKEAAVALTKFACTENYLHVDHSKAIINAGGAKHLVQLVYFGEQVVQVAALLLVCYIAQNVPDSEDLAQAEILTVLEWASKQAYMVQDPLIDNLLPEAKIRMELYQSRGAKGYH; this comes from the coding sequence ATGGATGACCTTAAGGCGATCTTGGCGCGGCCGATCCAGGTCGCGGAGCAGGTGATCAAGTGGGCGGAGGAGGCGCAGACAAACCGGCAGGAGTGCCTGGAGCTCAAGGCCAAGGTCGAGCGCCTCGCCTCCCTCCTCCGCCAGGCCGCGCGTGCCGACCTCTACGAGCGCCCCGCCCGCCGAATTCTCGACGACACCGGCAAGGCGCTCGACAAGGCCGCCTTGCTGCTCGACCGCTGCCGCGGCCACGGCATCGTCCACCGCGTCTTCACCATCATCCCCGCCGGCTCGTTCAAGAGGACATCCAACCAGCTCGACAACTCCCTCGGCGACCTCTCCTGGATCCTCCGGGTGTCAAACTACGCCAATGCCGGGGATGACCTCGACGACCACATTGGCTTGCCACCAATCGCCCAGAACGAGCCCATCCTCTTCCTCATCTGGGAGCAGATCGCCGTGCTCTACACGGGCACCTCCGAAGCCCGCGCCGACGCCGCGGCCAGCGTCGTCTCCCTTGCGCGCGACAACGACCGCTACGGCAGGCTCATCATCGAGGAGGACGGCGTCCCGCCGCTGCTGCGCCTCATCAAGGAGGGCCGCCCCGAGGGCCAGGAGAACGCCGCGCTCGCCATCGGCCTCCTCGGCCGCGACCCGGAGTGCGTCGAGCTCATGGTGCTCGCCGGCGTCTGCACCGCCTTCTCCAAGATCCTCAAGGACGCGCCCATGAAGGTGCAGGGCATGGTGGCGTGGGCCGTGTCCGAGCTCGCCACCAACCACCCCAAATGCCAGGACGCCTTCATGCAGAGCAACGTCATCCGCCTGCTCGTCTCCCACCTCGCATTCGAGACGGTGCAGGAGCACTCCAAATACGCCGTCGCGTCCAGGATGTCCATCCACTCCGTGCTCATGGACAGGAAGGGCAGCGGCAACCACGCGTCGCATCAGGACGCCTTAGACGCGGCGGAGCACGCCGGCGCCAACTTGGCGGCGAAGCCTACCGCGGGCGGAAGCGCCGGTGGGGGCACCAGCTCAAGCGGCACCACCACCGCAAGCGCTGCCGCCGCAAGCGCTGCCgccgcaagcgccgccgccgcaagcGCCGCCGCGAGCATCGGCAGCGTGGCCGGGACGAAGCAGCACAACGTGTCCCTGTCGGGGACGAGCACGCGAGGGAGGGAGTACGAGGACGAGGAGACCAAGGCGTACATGAAGTCCAACGCCGCCAGGGCGCTGTGCCAGCTCGCTACGGGCAACCCGGCCGTGTGCAAGAACATCACGGAGTCCAGGGCTCTGCTCTGCTTCTCCATCCTCCTGGAGAAAGGCGTCCCCGATGTGCAGTACAACTCCGCCCTGGCTCTCATGGAAATATGCCGTGTCGCAGAGCAGAACGCGGACCTCCGGAGGTCGGCGTTCAAGCCTACGTCCCCCGCGGCGCGCGCCGTCGTCGACCAACTCCTCCGCGTCGTCACGAAAGGGGAGTACGACGACCTCCTGATCCCCTGCATAATGTCGCTGGGGTGCCTGTCGAGAACCTTCCGGGCGACGGAGACCCGGATCATAGGCCCGCTGGTGAACCTCCTCGACGAGCGGGAGTCCGACGTCTCCAAGGAGGCCGCCGTGGCGCTGACCAAGTTCGCCTGCACGGAGAACTACCTACACGTGGACCATTCCAAGGCCATCATCAACGCCGGCGGCGCCAAGCACCTGGTCCAGCTGGTCTACTTCGGCGAGCAGGTGGTACAGGTGGCGGCGCTCCTCCTCGTGTGCTACATCGCGCAAAACGTCCCGGACAGCGAGGACCTCGCGCAGGCAGAGATCCTCACCGTGCTGGAGTGGGCGTCCAAGCAGGCTTACATGGTGCAGGACCCGTTGATCGACAACTTGTTACCGGAGGCCAAGATCAGGATGGAGCTATACCAATCCAGAGGAGCAAAAGGTTACCACTGA
- the LOC124666109 gene encoding uncharacterized protein LOC124666109 isoform X2 translates to MDDLKAILARPIQVAEQVIKWAEEAQTNRQECLELKAKVERLASLLRQAARADLYERPARRILDDTGKALDKAALLLDRCRGHGIVHRVFTIIPAGSFKRTSNQLDNSLGDLSWILRVSNYANAGDDLDDHIGLPPIAQNEPILFLIWEQIAVLYTGTSEARADAAASVVSLARDNDRYGRLIIEEDGVPPLLRLIKEGRPEGQENAALAIGLLGRDPECVELMVLAGVCTAFSKILKDAPMKVQGMVAWAVSELATNHPKCQDAFMQSNVIRLLVSHLAFETVQEHSKYAVASRMSIHSVLMDRKGSGNHASHQDALDAAEHAGANLAAKPTAGGSAGGGTSSSGTTTASAAAASQHNVSLSGTSTRGREYEDEETKAYMKSNAARALCQLATGNPAVCKNITESRALLCFSILLEKGVPDVQYNSALALMEICRVAEQNADLRRSAFKPTSPAARAVVDQLLRVVTKGEYDDLLIPCIMSLGCLSRTFRATETRIIGPLVNLLDERESDVSKEAAVALTKFACTENYLHVDHSKAIINAGGAKHLVQLVYFGEQVVQVAALLLVCYIAQNVPDSEDLAQAEILTVLEWASKQAYMVQDPLIDNLLPEAKIRMELYQSRGAKGYH, encoded by the exons ATGGATGACCTTAAGGCGATCTTGGCGCGGCCGATCCAGGTCGCGGAGCAGGTGATCAAGTGGGCGGAGGAGGCGCAGACAAACCGGCAGGAGTGCCTGGAGCTCAAGGCCAAGGTCGAGCGCCTCGCCTCCCTCCTCCGCCAGGCCGCGCGTGCCGACCTCTACGAGCGCCCCGCCCGCCGAATTCTCGACGACACCGGCAAGGCGCTCGACAAGGCCGCCTTGCTGCTCGACCGCTGCCGCGGCCACGGCATCGTCCACCGCGTCTTCACCATCATCCCCGCCGGCTCGTTCAAGAGGACATCCAACCAGCTCGACAACTCCCTCGGCGACCTCTCCTGGATCCTCCGGGTGTCAAACTACGCCAATGCCGGGGATGACCTCGACGACCACATTGGCTTGCCACCAATCGCCCAGAACGAGCCCATCCTCTTCCTCATCTGGGAGCAGATCGCCGTGCTCTACACGGGCACCTCCGAAGCCCGCGCCGACGCCGCGGCCAGCGTCGTCTCCCTTGCGCGCGACAACGACCGCTACGGCAGGCTCATCATCGAGGAGGACGGCGTCCCGCCGCTGCTGCGCCTCATCAAGGAGGGCCGCCCCGAGGGCCAGGAGAACGCCGCGCTCGCCATCGGCCTCCTCGGCCGCGACCCGGAGTGCGTCGAGCTCATGGTGCTCGCCGGCGTCTGCACCGCCTTCTCCAAGATCCTCAAGGACGCGCCCATGAAGGTGCAGGGCATGGTGGCGTGGGCCGTGTCCGAGCTCGCCACCAACCACCCCAAATGCCAGGACGCCTTCATGCAGAGCAACGTCATCCGCCTGCTCGTCTCCCACCTCGCATTCGAGACGGTGCAGGAGCACTCCAAATACGCCGTCGCGTCCAGGATGTCCATCCACTCCGTGCTCATGGACAGGAAGGGCAGCGGCAACCACGCGTCGCATCAGGACGCCTTAGACGCGGCGGAGCACGCCGGCGCCAACTTGGCGGCGAAGCCTACCGCGGGCGGAAGCGCCGGTGGGGGCACCAGCTCAAGCGGCACCACCACCGCAAGCGCTGCCGCCGCAAGC CAGCACAACGTGTCCCTGTCGGGGACGAGCACGCGAGGGAGGGAGTACGAGGACGAGGAGACCAAGGCGTACATGAAGTCCAACGCCGCCAGGGCGCTGTGCCAGCTCGCTACGGGCAACCCGGCCGTGTGCAAGAACATCACGGAGTCCAGGGCTCTGCTCTGCTTCTCCATCCTCCTGGAGAAAGGCGTCCCCGATGTGCAGTACAACTCCGCCCTGGCTCTCATGGAAATATGCCGTGTCGCAGAGCAGAACGCGGACCTCCGGAGGTCGGCGTTCAAGCCTACGTCCCCCGCGGCGCGCGCCGTCGTCGACCAACTCCTCCGCGTCGTCACGAAAGGGGAGTACGACGACCTCCTGATCCCCTGCATAATGTCGCTGGGGTGCCTGTCGAGAACCTTCCGGGCGACGGAGACCCGGATCATAGGCCCGCTGGTGAACCTCCTCGACGAGCGGGAGTCCGACGTCTCCAAGGAGGCCGCCGTGGCGCTGACCAAGTTCGCCTGCACGGAGAACTACCTACACGTGGACCATTCCAAGGCCATCATCAACGCCGGCGGCGCCAAGCACCTGGTCCAGCTGGTCTACTTCGGCGAGCAGGTGGTACAGGTGGCGGCGCTCCTCCTCGTGTGCTACATCGCGCAAAACGTCCCGGACAGCGAGGACCTCGCGCAGGCAGAGATCCTCACCGTGCTGGAGTGGGCGTCCAAGCAGGCTTACATGGTGCAGGACCCGTTGATCGACAACTTGTTACCGGAGGCCAAGATCAGGATGGAGCTATACCAATCCAGAGGAGCAAAAGGTTACCACTGA